One genomic region from Streptomyces sp. NBC_01304 encodes:
- a CDS encoding ABC transporter permease, whose product MTSPSQAGPTGIADLGPSGIDPHSISLGKEEELTGRSPGQLAWRRFRRDRTGVVSAYIVLFFFLVAILAPVIGWLYGKDPYTTYGLDRPELLDPITSYPTKPNGGIDGEFWFGIEPKLGRDVLMQLVYGIRMSLLIGVVVTVLCTVTGIVIGVTAGYMGGRTDYFLGRFVDLLLSFPQQLSFVAFMPVFTALFVSPQKETPTYFRVTVLIMVLWILGWMPLARLLRSQVLSLREREFVEAARVSGAPPWRIIRKELLPNVMTPILVQSTLMLPNFVTLEAALSFLGVGLVEPTPDWGRMFAKGAGFYEGDITYMFFPGIAMVIFVVAFNLLGDSVRDAIDPKTKH is encoded by the coding sequence ATGACAAGTCCATCTCAGGCCGGACCGACCGGAATTGCCGATCTCGGTCCCAGCGGTATTGATCCACATTCGATTTCGCTGGGCAAGGAGGAGGAGCTCACCGGGCGTTCTCCGGGACAGCTCGCGTGGCGACGATTCCGGCGCGACCGGACCGGTGTGGTGTCGGCGTACATCGTGCTGTTCTTCTTCCTGGTCGCGATTCTGGCGCCGGTGATCGGCTGGCTGTACGGGAAGGATCCGTACACCACGTACGGACTCGACCGGCCGGAGCTCCTCGACCCGATCACCAGCTATCCGACGAAGCCCAACGGGGGCATCGACGGCGAGTTCTGGTTCGGGATCGAGCCCAAGCTCGGCCGGGACGTGCTGATGCAGCTGGTCTACGGGATCCGTATGTCCCTGCTCATCGGGGTCGTCGTCACGGTGCTCTGCACGGTGACCGGGATCGTGATCGGGGTGACGGCCGGCTACATGGGCGGGCGGACCGACTACTTCCTCGGCCGCTTCGTCGATCTTCTGCTCTCCTTCCCGCAGCAGCTTTCCTTCGTCGCCTTCATGCCGGTGTTCACCGCGCTCTTCGTGAGTCCGCAGAAGGAGACGCCGACCTATTTCCGGGTCACCGTTCTGATCATGGTGCTCTGGATTCTGGGCTGGATGCCGCTGGCCCGGCTGCTGAGATCACAGGTACTCAGCCTGCGGGAAAGGGAGTTCGTCGAGGCCGCACGGGTCTCCGGCGCACCTCCCTGGCGGATCATCCGCAAGGAACTTCTGCCCAATGTGATGACGCCGATCCTGGTGCAGTCGACCTTGATGCTGCCCAACTTCGTGACGCTGGAGGCCGCGCTCTCCTTCCTCGGCGTCGGCCTCGTGGAGCCGACTCCCGACTGGGGCCGGATGTTCGCCAAAGGCGCCGGATTCTACGAGGGCGACATCACCTACATGTTCTTCCCCGGTATCGCCATGGTGATCTTCGTGGTCGCCTTCAACCTGCTGGGGGACTCGGTCCGGGACGCCATCGACCCGAAGACCAAGCACTGA
- a CDS encoding ABC transporter substrate-binding protein translates to MRNSTQSKVRASAVIVAAGALVLSACSSGGGGDKGKDPEEKIEQQTISIGTAADSQGPAPEISGAKKGGTVTVLQRDAFEHLDPGQIYVSDELIQQTLYNRTLTTYKIDDKTGKVTLVGDLATDTGKSSDGGKTWTYTLKDGLKFEDGKTITSKDIRHGIERLYAKYQTAGPTYLQQWLSGEGQDYRKALPDGPYKGKHLPASVLDTPNDKTIVFHFDQPRAEVPFAVAMPNITAVPAAKDTKEKYDKAPVASGPYKVQNFKPDKSVEYVKNDQWDPKTDAVRHQYVDKFSVSFGHQWVDSTRRLVADRGVDKNGMTWTNAVDPSLTSTVLDNKAAMARSFTKTQPYVDVISINMDRVKNKKVRQALAWAFPAGQYLQQYGGPKAGEVAGSLVGPTLKGYKEFDPFQKKKFPAGNIEKAKELLKGVPASEKTLVYAYSNTDVAQDASIVVERALEKAGFQIEKKELDSTTYYTQIGKVDNPYDFYRSSWGADWPSASTVVPPLYDGNQIYDDSANYSHVNSPAINSQIAAASKSTDIDKAAGEWVKIAQNVLSDEVAQVPTFYNRLFTVWGSGLGGVKYHEPYGAVDPTAIYVK, encoded by the coding sequence ATGAGGAATTCGACGCAATCCAAAGTGCGGGCCTCGGCGGTGATCGTGGCGGCCGGCGCACTCGTCCTTTCCGCGTGCAGCAGCGGCGGCGGGGGCGACAAGGGCAAGGACCCCGAGGAGAAGATCGAGCAGCAGACCATCTCCATCGGCACGGCAGCGGACTCGCAGGGACCCGCCCCCGAGATATCCGGCGCCAAGAAGGGCGGCACGGTCACGGTCCTGCAGCGGGATGCCTTCGAGCATCTCGACCCGGGCCAGATCTACGTCAGCGACGAGCTGATCCAGCAGACGCTCTACAACCGCACGCTGACCACGTACAAGATCGACGACAAGACCGGCAAGGTGACGCTGGTCGGTGACCTCGCCACCGACACCGGGAAGTCCTCCGACGGTGGCAAGACCTGGACCTACACCCTCAAGGACGGCCTGAAGTTCGAGGACGGCAAGACGATCACCTCGAAGGACATCCGGCACGGCATCGAGCGGCTGTACGCCAAGTACCAGACGGCGGGCCCCACTTATCTGCAGCAGTGGCTGTCGGGTGAGGGGCAGGACTACCGCAAGGCGCTCCCGGACGGGCCGTACAAGGGCAAGCATCTGCCGGCCAGTGTCCTGGACACCCCGAACGACAAGACCATCGTCTTCCACTTCGACCAGCCGCGCGCCGAGGTGCCGTTCGCCGTCGCCATGCCGAACATCACGGCGGTGCCCGCGGCCAAGGACACCAAGGAGAAGTACGACAAGGCGCCGGTCGCCTCGGGCCCGTACAAGGTGCAGAACTTCAAGCCGGACAAGTCCGTCGAGTACGTCAAGAACGACCAGTGGGACCCGAAGACGGACGCCGTGCGCCATCAGTACGTGGACAAGTTCAGCGTCTCCTTCGGCCACCAGTGGGTGGACTCCACCCGGCGGCTCGTCGCCGACAGGGGCGTCGACAAGAACGGCATGACCTGGACCAACGCCGTTGACCCGTCGCTGACTTCGACGGTTCTGGACAACAAGGCCGCGATGGCACGGTCGTTCACCAAGACCCAGCCGTACGTCGACGTGATCAGCATCAACATGGACCGGGTCAAGAACAAGAAGGTCCGCCAGGCGCTCGCCTGGGCCTTCCCCGCGGGCCAGTACCTGCAGCAGTACGGCGGTCCGAAGGCCGGCGAGGTCGCCGGGTCGCTGGTCGGTCCGACGCTCAAGGGCTACAAGGAGTTCGACCCGTTCCAGAAGAAGAAGTTCCCGGCGGGCAACATCGAGAAGGCCAAGGAACTCCTGAAGGGCGTTCCGGCGAGCGAGAAGACCCTCGTCTATGCCTACTCCAACACCGACGTCGCGCAGGACGCCTCGATCGTCGTGGAGCGGGCCCTGGAGAAGGCGGGCTTCCAGATCGAGAAGAAGGAGCTGGACTCGACGACGTACTACACGCAGATCGGCAAGGTCGACAACCCGTACGACTTCTACCGCTCTTCGTGGGGCGCCGACTGGCCGTCCGCCTCGACCGTGGTGCCGCCGCTGTACGACGGCAACCAGATCTACGACGACTCGGCCAACTACTCGCACGTCAACTCCCCCGCGATCAACAGTCAGATCGCGGCGGCGTCGAAGTCCACGGACATCGACAAGGCGGCCGGCGAGTGGGTCAAGATCGCGCAGAACGTCCTCAGCGACGAGGTCGCGCAGGTCCCGACCTTCTACAACCGGCTGTTCACCGTCTGGGGCTCCGGCCTCGGTGGCGTGAAGTACCACGAGCCGTACGGCGCCGTGGATCCGACCGCCATCTACGTCAAGTAG
- a CDS encoding ABC transporter permease yields MLRFLFRRSLGALVILLVISAVTFFMFFVLPAEPARLACGKNCSPDALAIIRENLGLDKAIPVQYWEYMLGIFVGRDLPVGRCDAPCFGYSFVNNESVWGTILDRFPTTLSLAAGGAVVFLTVGVGIGLVAAARRGTWIDKFFSSLSLLGASMQIYFVGVLCLAFFVSRLGWLDQPAYYPITEDVGQWFAGMLLPWLVVSMIFIANYSRMTRSLMVEQLQEEHVRAARAKGMGRPAVFFRYALRGAMAPVVTIFGMDLGSLIGGAMVTEFTFTLHGIGRLAVESVRLTDLPMLMGVMLVSAAAIVLFNIVVDSLYAVLDPRVRLT; encoded by the coding sequence ATGCTGAGATTCCTGTTCCGCCGCTCGCTCGGTGCGCTGGTCATCCTGCTTGTCATCAGCGCGGTCACCTTCTTCATGTTCTTCGTGCTGCCCGCGGAGCCCGCCAGGCTCGCCTGCGGAAAGAACTGCAGCCCCGACGCGCTGGCGATCATCAGGGAGAACCTCGGCCTCGACAAGGCGATTCCCGTGCAGTACTGGGAGTACATGCTGGGGATCTTCGTCGGCCGTGATCTGCCGGTGGGCCGCTGCGACGCGCCCTGCTTCGGGTACTCCTTCGTCAACAACGAGTCGGTGTGGGGCACCATCCTCGACCGCTTCCCGACCACGCTCTCGCTGGCCGCGGGCGGCGCCGTCGTGTTCCTGACCGTGGGCGTCGGCATCGGCCTGGTCGCGGCCGCGCGCCGGGGCACCTGGATCGACAAGTTCTTCAGCTCGCTGTCGCTGCTCGGCGCCTCGATGCAGATCTACTTCGTCGGCGTGCTGTGCCTCGCGTTCTTCGTCTCCCGCCTCGGGTGGCTGGATCAGCCCGCGTACTACCCGATCACCGAGGACGTGGGTCAGTGGTTCGCCGGGATGCTGCTGCCCTGGCTGGTCGTCTCCATGATCTTCATCGCCAACTACAGCCGTATGACGCGGTCCTTGATGGTGGAGCAGCTGCAGGAGGAACATGTCAGAGCCGCCCGGGCGAAGGGCATGGGACGGCCCGCCGTCTTCTTCCGCTACGCACTGCGCGGGGCCATGGCCCCGGTGGTGACCATCTTCGGCATGGATCTCGGCTCGCTGATCGGCGGCGCGATGGTCACCGAGTTCACCTTCACGCTGCACGGCATCGGACGCCTCGCGGTCGAGTCCGTGCGGCTCACCGATCTGCCGATGCTGATGGGAGTGATGCTGGTGAGCGCCGCCGCCATCGTCCTGTTCAACATCGTGGTGGATTCCCTGTACGCCGTGCTCGATCCGCGCGTGCGGCTGACCTAG
- a CDS encoding S9 family peptidase has translation MESPQLSFPRQYARTQRFTLGAPRAFTVSPDGKRVVFLRSAAGTDRANQLWVLDVEAGGGTERVAADPVALLGGAAERLSAEERARRERSREGGAGIVGYATDSAVELATFALSGRLFAAELRAGTARELRVPGPVVDPRPSPDGRHVAYVSGGALRVTGADGEGDRALAGPGSGEEETVVWGLAEFIAAEEMQRNRGFWWSPDSDRLLVARVDDAPVRRWWISDPAHPDREPAQIAYPAAGTPNAEVRLFVLGLDGTRTEVVWDRARFPYLARVHWSSDGAPLLLVQARDQRSQLYLAVNPADGSTRMVHAEEDPDWLELFPGVPCWSPSGKLVRIVDEGGARVLAWGERPLTGPQLHVRAVLDVTEEDILVAASAGQAAADPEVGEIHVYRVNELGVERLSQEPGVHSAVRSGGLTVLVSATLDRSGAQVQVLRDGKQVATVASYAERPGLTPRVTLTEGGARKIPCAVLLPTGYQETDGPLPVLLDPYGGPHGQRVQAAHHAFLTSQWFADQGFAVVVADGRGTPGHSPAWEKSIRNDLTLTLDDQVDALQALAATYPFFDLSRVAIRGWSYGGYLAGMAALRRPDVFHAAVVGAPVTDLRLYDTHYEERYLGDPGTAPDVYRHNSLVWDDGLVEAAGRHCPMLIVHGLADDNVVVAHSLRLSSALLAAGRPHEVIPLSGVTHMTPQEEVAENLLLLQVDFLKRSLGL, from the coding sequence ATGGAATCACCGCAGCTCTCCTTCCCTCGCCAGTACGCGCGCACGCAGCGCTTCACGCTCGGCGCCCCGCGCGCGTTCACGGTTTCACCGGACGGCAAGCGTGTGGTCTTTCTGAGGTCGGCAGCCGGAACCGATCGAGCTAATCAGTTGTGGGTGCTGGACGTTGAGGCCGGTGGCGGCACCGAGCGGGTGGCCGCCGATCCGGTCGCGCTCCTGGGCGGTGCGGCCGAGCGGCTGTCCGCCGAGGAGCGGGCCCGGCGCGAGCGGAGCCGTGAAGGCGGCGCGGGCATCGTGGGTTATGCGACCGACAGCGCGGTCGAGTTGGCCACGTTCGCGCTCTCGGGCCGGCTCTTCGCGGCGGAGCTGCGCGCGGGCACGGCACGTGAACTCCGCGTCCCCGGGCCGGTGGTCGACCCCCGGCCGTCGCCGGACGGGCGTCATGTCGCGTACGTCTCCGGGGGCGCCCTGCGCGTCACGGGGGCCGACGGTGAGGGGGACAGGGCGCTCGCCGGGCCCGGGTCCGGCGAGGAGGAGACCGTCGTCTGGGGCCTCGCGGAGTTCATCGCGGCCGAGGAGATGCAGCGCAACCGCGGCTTCTGGTGGTCGCCGGATTCCGACCGGCTCCTGGTCGCGCGGGTCGACGACGCCCCGGTGCGGCGCTGGTGGATCTCCGATCCGGCGCACCCGGACCGGGAGCCCGCGCAGATCGCGTACCCGGCCGCGGGCACGCCCAACGCGGAGGTGCGGCTCTTCGTGCTCGGCCTGGACGGCACCCGCACCGAGGTGGTCTGGGACCGGGCGCGCTTCCCGTATCTGGCGCGCGTGCACTGGTCCTCGGACGGGGCCCCACTGCTCCTCGTACAGGCGCGTGACCAGCGCAGTCAGCTGTATCTGGCGGTGAATCCGGCGGACGGCTCGACGCGGATGGTGCATGCCGAGGAGGACCCGGACTGGCTGGAGCTGTTCCCCGGAGTGCCGTGCTGGTCGCCGAGCGGCAAGCTGGTGCGGATCGTCGACGAGGGCGGCGCCCGGGTGCTCGCGTGGGGCGAACGGCCGCTCACCGGGCCGCAGTTGCACGTCCGCGCGGTCCTGGACGTGACCGAGGAGGACATCCTGGTCGCGGCGTCGGCGGGCCAGGCCGCGGCCGATCCGGAGGTCGGCGAGATCCATGTCTACCGGGTCAACGAGCTGGGCGTGGAGCGTCTTTCGCAGGAGCCCGGGGTGCATTCGGCGGTCCGCTCGGGTGGCCTGACCGTCCTGGTCTCCGCCACCCTCGACCGTTCCGGCGCACAGGTCCAGGTACTGCGCGACGGCAAGCAGGTGGCGACTGTCGCCTCATACGCCGAGCGCCCGGGGCTCACCCCGCGCGTGACGCTGACCGAGGGGGGCGCACGCAAGATCCCGTGCGCCGTCCTGCTCCCCACGGGGTACCAGGAGACGGACGGCCCGCTTCCCGTACTGCTCGATCCGTACGGCGGCCCGCACGGCCAGCGCGTCCAGGCCGCGCACCATGCCTTCCTCACCTCGCAGTGGTTCGCCGACCAGGGCTTCGCGGTCGTGGTCGCGGACGGCCGGGGAACGCCCGGGCACTCCCCCGCCTGGGAGAAGTCGATCAGGAACGACCTCACGCTCACGCTGGACGACCAGGTCGACGCGTTGCAGGCGCTGGCGGCGACGTATCCCTTCTTCGACCTGAGCCGGGTGGCGATCCGCGGCTGGTCGTACGGCGGCTATCTCGCGGGGATGGCGGCGCTGCGGCGGCCGGATGTGTTCCACGCGGCGGTGGTGGGGGCTCCGGTCACGGATCTCCGGCTGTACGACACCCATTACGAGGAGCGGTACCTGGGCGATCCGGGCACGGCCCCGGACGTGTACCGCCACAACTCCCTGGTCTGGGACGACGGTCTGGTCGAGGCGGCCGGGCGGCACTGCCCGATGCTGATCGTGCACGGACTGGCCGATGACAACGTGGTGGTGGCGCACTCGCTGCGGCTGTCCTCGGCGCTGCTCGCGGCGGGGCGGCCGCACGAGGTGATTCCGCTGTCGGGGGTGACGCACATGACGCCGCAGGAGGAGGTGGCGGAGAATCTGCTGCTGCTCCAAGTGGACTTCTTGAAGCGGTCGTTGGGGCTGTAG
- a CDS encoding ABC transporter ATP-binding protein, whose product MTTLAKAENEPPPDSGGGAFLSVRDLYVQFSTEDGIVKAVDGLSFELERGKTLGIVGESGSGKSVTNLSILGLHDSRHTTTRGEIILDGQEMTGAGEKTLERLRGNKVAMIFQDALTALSPFYTVGRQISEPYRKHTGASKKAAWDRAVEMLGKVGIPQPKQRAHDYPHQFSGGMRQRAMIAMALVCNPALLIADEPTTALDVTVQAQILDLLSDLQQEFGSAIVLITHDLGVVANTADDLLVMYAGRAVERGPVREVLHAPQHPYTWGLLSSIPRLESDVTEALTPIPGTPPSLLSPPPGCPFHPRCGFPSEVQGGGLRRCSEERPAMPDGRGSACHLSPEQKHTIFIEQIKPRLR is encoded by the coding sequence ATGACCACACTCGCCAAGGCCGAGAACGAACCGCCGCCCGATTCGGGAGGCGGCGCGTTCCTCTCCGTGCGTGATCTGTATGTGCAGTTCAGTACGGAGGACGGCATCGTGAAGGCGGTGGACGGGCTCTCCTTCGAGCTGGAGCGCGGCAAGACCCTGGGCATCGTCGGGGAGTCTGGCTCGGGCAAGTCGGTGACCAATCTGTCGATCCTCGGGCTGCACGACTCCCGGCACACCACCACCCGTGGCGAGATCATCCTGGACGGACAGGAGATGACCGGCGCGGGCGAGAAGACCCTGGAGCGGCTGCGCGGCAACAAGGTCGCCATGATCTTCCAGGACGCGCTGACCGCGCTCTCGCCCTTCTACACGGTCGGCCGGCAGATCTCCGAGCCCTATCGCAAGCACACCGGGGCCTCCAAGAAGGCGGCCTGGGACCGGGCCGTGGAGATGCTCGGCAAGGTCGGCATTCCCCAGCCGAAGCAGCGGGCGCACGACTATCCGCACCAGTTCAGCGGGGGCATGCGGCAGCGCGCGATGATCGCCATGGCGCTGGTCTGCAACCCCGCGCTGCTCATCGCCGACGAGCCGACGACCGCGCTCGACGTGACCGTGCAGGCCCAGATCCTGGACCTGCTCAGCGATCTGCAGCAGGAGTTCGGCTCGGCGATCGTCCTGATCACCCATGACCTGGGCGTGGTCGCCAACACGGCGGACGACCTCCTGGTGATGTACGCGGGGCGGGCGGTGGAGCGCGGGCCGGTGCGGGAAGTGCTGCATGCCCCGCAACACCCGTACACCTGGGGTCTGTTGAGCTCGATCCCGCGTCTTGAGTCCGATGTCACCGAGGCGCTGACCCCGATCCCGGGGACTCCGCCGAGCCTGCTGTCGCCGCCCCCGGGGTGTCCCTTCCATCCGCGGTGCGGATTCCCCTCCGAGGTGCAGGGCGGCGGGCTGCGGCGGTGCTCCGAGGAGCGGCCCGCGATGCCCGACGGGCGGGGCTCGGCGTGCCACCTCTCGCCGGAGCAGAAGCACACGATCTTCATCGAGCAGATCAAGCCGCGGCTGAGGTAG
- the mshB gene encoding N-acetyl-1-D-myo-inositol-2-amino-2-deoxy-alpha-D-glucopyranoside deacetylase — MTELPARSRRLLLVHAHPDDESINNGATMARYAAEGAHVTLVTCTLGEEGEVIPPELGHLVADQEDTLGSHRIGELSAAMKELGVADHRFLGGTARFRDSGMMGLETNHREGAFWSADVDDAAASLVEVIRETRPQVLITYDPDGGYGHPDHIQAHRVAMRAADLAAEAAFRKDLGEAHRIAKVYWNRVPRSVAEARFKVLREGAIGHLPWAGVAEVDDVPGVVDDSLITAEIDGTEGSPPYVRAKAAAMSAHATQVSVLEPWFVLSNDLVQPLFDVEYYELVRGESGAPAGERETDLFAGIADGTEGAEGTAGAESTVEAS, encoded by the coding sequence ATGACGGAACTGCCGGCCCGAAGCCGACGCCTTCTCCTGGTGCACGCGCACCCGGACGACGAGTCCATCAACAACGGCGCGACGATGGCCAGGTACGCGGCCGAAGGTGCCCATGTCACCCTCGTGACCTGCACGCTCGGCGAGGAGGGCGAGGTCATCCCGCCCGAGCTCGGCCATCTCGTGGCCGACCAGGAGGACACGCTCGGCTCCCATCGCATCGGCGAGCTGTCCGCCGCGATGAAGGAGCTGGGCGTCGCCGACCACCGCTTCCTCGGCGGCACGGCACGCTTCCGCGACTCCGGAATGATGGGCCTGGAGACCAACCACCGCGAGGGCGCCTTCTGGTCCGCCGACGTGGACGACGCCGCCGCGTCCCTCGTCGAGGTGATCCGCGAGACCCGCCCCCAGGTCCTCATCACGTACGACCCCGACGGCGGTTACGGCCACCCCGACCACATCCAGGCCCACCGCGTCGCCATGCGCGCCGCCGACCTGGCCGCCGAGGCCGCCTTCCGCAAGGACCTCGGCGAGGCCCACCGGATCGCGAAGGTCTACTGGAACCGCGTCCCGCGTTCGGTCGCCGAGGCCCGCTTCAAGGTGCTGCGCGAGGGCGCCATCGGTCACCTTCCGTGGGCGGGCGTCGCGGAGGTCGACGACGTACCGGGCGTGGTCGACGACTCGTTGATCACCGCGGAGATCGACGGCACCGAGGGCTCTCCTCCGTACGTACGCGCCAAGGCGGCCGCGATGAGCGCGCACGCCACTCAGGTCTCGGTCCTGGAGCCGTGGTTCGTCCTCTCCAACGACCTGGTCCAGCCGCTCTTCGACGTCGAGTACTACGAGCTGGTGCGCGGGGAGTCGGGGGCGCCGGCGGGGGAGCGCGAGACGGACCTGTTCGCGGGGATCGCGGACGGGACCGAAGGAGCCGAAGGAACCGCGGGAGCCGAGTCAACGGTGGAGGCGTCATGA